Proteins encoded together in one Thermococcus gammatolerans EJ3 window:
- a CDS encoding ferritin family protein encodes MLAKYPFELPKDRPLSKREIAQALRWAIEAELDAISFYEQLAEHIEDEKIRHVFLDVANEEKEHFGEFLAVLFAVDEELAKYMKEGFEEVEEETGIKVEL; translated from the coding sequence ATGTTGGCCAAATATCCGTTTGAGTTGCCGAAGGATAGGCCGTTGAGCAAAAGGGAAATCGCCCAGGCCCTACGCTGGGCCATCGAGGCCGAGCTTGACGCGATAAGTTTCTATGAGCAGCTGGCGGAGCACATCGAGGATGAAAAGATAAGGCACGTCTTCCTTGATGTAGCAAACGAGGAGAAGGAGCACTTCGGGGAGTTCCTGGCGGTTCTCTTCGCCGTTGACGAGGAGCTCGCGAAGTACATGAAGGAGGGCTTTGAGGAGGTTGAAGAAGAAACTGGGATAAAGGTGGAGCTTTGA
- a CDS encoding ABC transporter substrate-binding protein: MRKVLALLLIGLVVVVSGCIGSNSTKPTGTEIPTVKAATLLGGISTLDVMEAKGFDRENGFKVEVLRLGKTPDIIAALEKGETDFAVIPAEMAAKLAQSGVKIKIIGVDMLQNQAIIGKEKMKPAELKGKKIGAVVASGTFKLFQAYMKVLYNLTPDDYTVVNVPPGSVEDSLKSVDAVVIWEPIVSQLIVKNYTVIATFSELWNEARERGIVNGPAVMLVWVVREDFLEKHKDLVHAFIKAQIESAEFWKENPAETKEILGELYHLEGKTLDVLYGRTEVNDEGLNDELIRGIKSEWKLAYLGGYLRENPENLDIFYRG, encoded by the coding sequence ATGAGGAAGGTCCTGGCGTTGCTCCTAATTGGGCTGGTTGTGGTGGTTTCGGGTTGCATAGGCTCGAACTCGACGAAACCAACGGGAACGGAGATTCCCACCGTTAAAGCCGCAACATTGCTTGGAGGAATCAGCACTCTCGACGTCATGGAGGCTAAAGGCTTCGACAGGGAGAACGGCTTCAAGGTCGAGGTTCTCAGGCTCGGCAAGACCCCTGACATAATAGCGGCCCTCGAAAAGGGCGAGACGGACTTCGCGGTCATTCCCGCCGAGATGGCCGCTAAGCTTGCCCAGAGTGGGGTCAAGATTAAAATCATCGGCGTTGACATGCTCCAGAACCAGGCGATAATCGGGAAGGAGAAGATGAAGCCAGCCGAGCTGAAGGGTAAGAAAATCGGTGCCGTCGTCGCCTCGGGAACCTTCAAGCTCTTCCAGGCCTACATGAAGGTTCTCTATAACCTTACTCCAGATGATTACACAGTCGTGAACGTCCCGCCCGGCTCGGTTGAGGACTCGCTCAAAAGCGTTGACGCCGTTGTAATCTGGGAGCCGATTGTGAGCCAGCTGATAGTCAAGAACTACACGGTAATAGCGACGTTTTCAGAGCTCTGGAACGAGGCCAGGGAGCGCGGCATAGTTAATGGCCCAGCGGTAATGCTCGTCTGGGTCGTCAGGGAGGACTTCCTCGAAAAGCACAAGGATTTGGTCCATGCCTTCATAAAGGCTCAGATTGAGAGCGCCGAGTTCTGGAAGGAGAATCCAGCCGAGACTAAGGAAATCCTCGGAGAGCTCTACCACCTTGAGGGCAAAACGCTTGATGTTCTCTACGGCAGAACGGAGGTCAACGACGAGGGTCTCAACGACGAACTGATAAGGGGTATCAAGAGCGAGTGGAAGCTGGCCTACCTCGGGGGTTACCTCAGGGAGAACCCCGAGAACCTCGACATCTTCTACAGGGGTTGA
- the ubiE gene encoding bifunctional demethylmenaquinone methyltransferase/2-methoxy-6-polyprenyl-1,4-benzoquinol methylase UbiE, translating to MVKELFDSIAERYDLTNRLISLGLDKLWRRKACEEVLKFIEVQERPLKILDVACGTGDMILCMRRSLEKRNLSGEFYGLDCSEEMLRIARRKVPFAKLSVGTAEEMPYPDEGFDVVSIAFGIRNFSDRERAIKELHRVLKPGGKLLILEFSKSPSLLGKMAWLYTRTVVPIIGKLTTGNGKAYEHLVSSIDAFPSPEELRGEFEKRGFRVKSLRWLFPRIAFILVLERP from the coding sequence TTGGTAAAGGAACTTTTTGACAGCATCGCGGAGCGCTACGACTTGACCAACAGGCTGATAAGCCTCGGCCTTGACAAACTCTGGCGTAGGAAGGCCTGCGAGGAGGTTTTAAAGTTCATAGAAGTTCAAGAAAGGCCGTTAAAAATCCTCGACGTTGCATGTGGAACGGGGGACATGATACTCTGTATGAGGAGGAGCCTTGAAAAAAGAAATTTATCGGGGGAGTTCTACGGCCTCGACTGCAGTGAGGAGATGCTCAGGATAGCGAGGAGGAAGGTTCCCTTTGCGAAGCTGAGCGTTGGAACCGCTGAGGAGATGCCCTATCCCGATGAGGGTTTCGATGTTGTTAGCATCGCATTCGGCATAAGGAACTTCTCCGACAGGGAGCGGGCAATAAAGGAACTCCACCGAGTTCTGAAGCCCGGAGGAAAGCTCCTAATCCTTGAGTTCTCAAAAAGCCCATCGCTCCTGGGGAAGATGGCCTGGCTATACACAAGAACTGTGGTTCCCATCATCGGGAAGCTAACGACAGGCAACGGAAAAGCCTACGAGCACCTCGTCAGCTCGATAGATGCCTTTCCCTCCCCTGAGGAACTTAGAGGGGAGTTTGAGAAGAGGGGCTTTAGAGTAAAAAGCCTTCGCTGGCTCTTCCCGAGAATAGCGTTTATTCTCGTTCTGGAGAGGCCCTGA
- a CDS encoding ferritin-like domain-containing protein: MDELEALALALEVEKAEMRFYLDLARRTKDEKAKKMFLFLAKEEADHWEQFEERFLERVAEECKLPAVSEELLEKLLVKAEEIESEVDAVRIGMEQEKLTWEFYERAAKEARHDSVRRLFEELARIEKAHYELLKAQYDAVMKTGIWMDYQDFSLEVD, encoded by the coding sequence ATGGACGAGCTTGAGGCTTTAGCTTTAGCCCTGGAGGTTGAGAAGGCAGAGATGCGCTTTTATCTCGATCTCGCAAGGCGGACGAAGGACGAGAAAGCTAAGAAGATGTTCCTTTTCCTCGCCAAGGAAGAGGCCGACCACTGGGAACAGTTCGAGGAGAGGTTCCTCGAGCGCGTTGCCGAGGAGTGCAAGTTGCCAGCCGTAAGCGAAGAGCTCCTCGAAAAGCTCCTCGTCAAGGCTGAGGAGATTGAAAGCGAAGTCGATGCCGTGAGGATTGGAATGGAACAGGAAAAGCTCACGTGGGAGTTCTACGAGAGGGCCGCGAAGGAAGCAAGGCACGATTCAGTTAGGAGGCTCTTCGAGGAGCTGGCGAGGATAGAGAAGGCCCACTACGAGCTACTCAAAGCCCAGTACGACGCGGTCATGAAGACGGGCATCTGGATGGACTACCAGGACTTCAGCCTTGAGGTTGATTGA
- a CDS encoding ATP-binding cassette domain-containing protein, giving the protein MGERLVLVKNLRKSFNELILDEVSLEVSAGEVIGLIGPNGTGKSTLVKILAGVIEPDSGEVFVKNPSVLYQEDYLLPWKRLRDNVCLPARFRGRECRLEYVERLGLESYLDLYPKEVSGGTRRKASILRALLMDFDVLILDEPFTGLDARSKEELLFIIRELANSGKGVLVVSHQLEELFKVADRVYLIGGRPAKIKKVLGREELGKGTF; this is encoded by the coding sequence ATGGGTGAAAGGCTGGTACTGGTGAAAAATCTGAGAAAGTCCTTCAACGAGCTTATACTCGACGAGGTTAGCCTTGAGGTTAGCGCGGGAGAGGTGATCGGCCTCATCGGGCCGAACGGGACTGGAAAGAGCACCCTCGTGAAGATTTTGGCGGGTGTCATAGAGCCAGACTCAGGCGAAGTCTTTGTAAAGAACCCATCCGTCCTCTATCAGGAGGACTACCTTTTGCCGTGGAAGAGGCTGAGGGACAACGTCTGCCTGCCCGCCCGCTTCAGGGGTAGGGAGTGCAGGCTCGAATACGTCGAGAGGCTCGGCCTGGAGAGCTACCTCGACCTCTACCCAAAGGAGGTCAGCGGGGGGACGAGGAGGAAGGCTTCCATCCTGCGCGCCCTGCTCATGGACTTCGACGTTCTGATTCTGGATGAACCTTTTACTGGCCTCGACGCGCGTTCTAAGGAAGAACTTCTTTTCATAATTCGGGAATTAGCCAATTCTGGAAAAGGTGTTCTGGTCGTCTCGCACCAGCTCGAGGAGCTCTTCAAGGTCGCCGACAGGGTTTACCTCATAGGAGGAAGACCCGCGAAGATAAAGAAAGTCCTTGGGAGGGAGGAACTTGGTAAAGGAACTTTTTGA
- a CDS encoding ABC transporter permease, with amino-acid sequence MRGWLYLFLFAVASWLVLSHLYPALIPTPAETLAFYREVGLSLILSSLLLTLYHSFSGFLVASLLTGLAMLLALYSRAFRDFLNALNVFLQSVSVLVWTIVFIMLFGVTSSIATILVTAMASFPALLSAGVSSSEKVIEKYRPLVVLLKPSKLQLYRHFIVPGTLPEMVSAGRVALGIALRISVVAEAFGSAGGIGYQLVYSYDLGIKAGVFAWALLLILLMITLDQLLLRRLEEWVKGWYW; translated from the coding sequence ATGAGGGGCTGGCTCTACCTTTTCCTATTTGCAGTGGCCTCGTGGCTTGTCCTGTCCCACCTGTATCCGGCCCTAATCCCAACCCCAGCGGAGACTCTGGCCTTCTACCGCGAGGTCGGACTTTCCCTAATCCTCTCCTCGCTTCTGCTGACGCTCTACCACAGCTTCTCTGGCTTTCTGGTCGCTTCCCTCCTGACGGGCCTCGCGATGCTTTTAGCGCTGTACTCAAGGGCCTTCAGGGACTTTCTGAACGCTTTAAACGTCTTCCTCCAGAGCGTCTCGGTTCTCGTCTGGACGATAGTCTTCATAATGCTCTTCGGCGTTACGAGTTCAATCGCGACGATACTCGTTACCGCGATGGCATCTTTTCCAGCACTGCTTTCGGCTGGGGTGAGCTCAAGCGAAAAGGTGATAGAAAAATACCGCCCGCTGGTGGTCCTGCTCAAACCCTCAAAGCTTCAGCTCTACCGGCACTTCATCGTCCCTGGAACGCTCCCCGAGATGGTTTCGGCAGGCAGAGTGGCCCTGGGAATAGCGCTCAGGATAAGCGTCGTTGCCGAGGCCTTTGGCTCTGCCGGCGGAATCGGCTACCAGCTCGTCTACTCCTACGATTTGGGAATCAAAGCTGGAGTCTTCGCGTGGGCGTTGCTCTTAATCCTTCTCATGATAACCCTCGACCAGTTGCTCCTCAGGAGGCTCGAGGAATGGGTGAAAGGCTGGTACTGGTGA
- a CDS encoding FprA family A-type flavoprotein, with the protein MVKTRVEKLCTDPEIYIIRVDDDEIKYFEAAWYIPEGITYNAYLVKLDGANVLVDLTKADYTDLFLEELKKLVDPKEITHVILNHTEPDHSGALPAFLEANGHRAQLIGTAFARNLVEGFYGKEAVKNFKVVKDGEELSIGGKTFRFITIPWVHWPDSMITYLVEDKIIFGCDAGGGYSIPETIDDSDEEVVKRYLPYVTKYIVTVIGHYHKYIVQSINKLKKLGIVEEAKMILPGHGLAWCKNPKRIFEFYERVGAGVPEKDKVLVIYDSMYGFVERRMKIVIDELKKLGKKPVVYRFTDKEAPAVSDILGEVPSAEALVIGASTYEAEIHPTIRYALLEILDKANYEKPVLIVGAYGWGGVAGRKIETLITRSKFDHVATIESKGMPTEEDEAKLREAVRKLVEWSS; encoded by the coding sequence ATGGTAAAGACCAGAGTTGAGAAGCTCTGCACTGACCCCGAAATTTACATCATCAGGGTCGATGATGACGAGATTAAGTACTTCGAGGCGGCCTGGTACATCCCCGAGGGGATAACCTATAACGCGTACCTCGTCAAGCTCGACGGGGCCAACGTCCTCGTTGACCTGACGAAGGCCGATTACACCGACCTTTTCCTCGAAGAGCTTAAGAAGCTCGTGGACCCCAAGGAAATAACCCACGTCATCCTCAACCACACAGAGCCCGACCACAGCGGCGCCCTTCCAGCGTTCCTTGAAGCAAACGGCCACAGGGCCCAGCTCATAGGGACGGCCTTCGCGAGGAACCTCGTTGAGGGCTTCTACGGAAAAGAGGCCGTCAAGAACTTCAAGGTCGTCAAGGACGGGGAAGAGCTCAGCATCGGTGGAAAGACCTTCCGCTTCATAACGATTCCCTGGGTTCACTGGCCCGACAGCATGATAACCTACCTCGTCGAGGACAAAATCATCTTCGGTTGCGACGCTGGCGGCGGTTACTCAATTCCAGAGACGATAGACGACAGCGACGAGGAGGTCGTAAAGCGCTACCTGCCCTACGTTACCAAGTACATCGTCACGGTTATCGGTCACTACCACAAGTACATCGTCCAGAGCATTAACAAGCTCAAGAAGCTCGGCATAGTCGAGGAGGCCAAGATGATTCTCCCAGGACACGGCCTGGCCTGGTGCAAGAACCCCAAAAGGATATTCGAGTTCTACGAACGCGTTGGGGCCGGAGTCCCGGAGAAGGACAAAGTTCTCGTCATCTACGACTCGATGTACGGCTTCGTCGAGAGGAGAATGAAAATCGTTATTGACGAGCTGAAGAAGCTCGGAAAGAAGCCCGTCGTTTACCGCTTCACCGATAAGGAGGCTCCAGCGGTGAGCGACATTCTCGGCGAGGTTCCGAGTGCGGAGGCACTGGTAATAGGCGCCTCGACCTACGAGGCTGAGATACACCCCACGATACGCTACGCCCTCCTCGAGATACTCGACAAGGCCAACTACGAGAAGCCCGTCCTAATCGTCGGTGCCTACGGCTGGGGTGGCGTCGCTGGAAGGAAGATAGAAACCCTTATAACGAGGAGCAAGTTCGACCACGTGGCGACAATAGAGAGCAAGGGGATGCCGACCGAGGAGGACGAGGCAAAGCTGAGGGAAGCCGTCAGGAAGCTCGTCGAGTGGAGTTCCTAG